A stretch of Leisingera sp. S132 DNA encodes these proteins:
- the rplU gene encoding 50S ribosomal protein L21, whose translation MFAVLKTGGKQYKVQAGDVLRVEKLAADAGDTIQFDEVLMLGGDAPVVGAPLVDGAAVKAEVIEQIKGEKLIHFVKRRRKHSSKRTKGHRQKLTLVRITEILASGATKAAPKAAAKAKAAPAAEAAAGSDDLTALTGVGPAAAKKLAEAGLTTFAQIAALSEDDIAGIEAIKVKPEWVEQAKELAKG comes from the coding sequence ATGTTTGCGGTCCTCAAGACTGGCGGCAAGCAGTACAAGGTTCAGGCGGGCGACGTGCTCCGCGTTGAGAAACTTGCTGCAGATGCCGGCGACACCATCCAATTCGACGAAGTTCTGATGCTGGGCGGCGACGCTCCGGTTGTCGGTGCTCCGCTGGTTGACGGCGCTGCCGTCAAAGCTGAAGTGATCGAGCAGATCAAAGGCGAAAAGCTGATCCACTTCGTCAAGCGCCGCCGGAAGCACTCCTCCAAGCGCACCAAAGGCCACCGTCAGAAGCTGACCCTGGTCCGGATCACCGAGATCCTGGCTTCGGGCGCAACCAAAGCCGCTCCGAAAGCTGCTGCCAAAGCCAAGGCTGCTCCGGCCGCTGAAGCTGCTGCAGGTTCGGACGACCTGACCGCCCTGACCGGCGTCGGTCCCGCAGCTGCCAAGAAACTGGCAGAAGCCGGCCTGACCACTTTCGCCCAGATCGCAGCCTTGTCCGAAGACGACATTGCTGGTATCGAGGCGATCAAAGTGAAGCCCGAGTGGGTTGAGCAGGCCAAAGAACTGGCCAAAGGCTAA
- a CDS encoding GNAT family N-acetyltransferase: MNLEQIVCQQIIETERFVLRPLRKSDAGLIEHYVSDQRVARMTRSVPHPLPPGAAEAFVARAMADERDEDVWVIDGTVEGDSELKGVIGLKRMDRNQSEVSYWTAPPFWNTGLASAALKALVDANPQNNDAMFACVFQDNPASARVLIHCGFDYLGDAESYSVARDATVPTWTYSRKL; this comes from the coding sequence ATGAACCTGGAACAGATTGTGTGCCAGCAAATCATCGAAACCGAACGTTTTGTGCTGCGGCCTCTGCGAAAGTCAGATGCCGGCCTGATTGAGCACTACGTCAGCGACCAGCGGGTGGCCCGCATGACCCGCTCGGTACCCCATCCGCTGCCACCGGGCGCGGCTGAAGCGTTTGTGGCCCGTGCCATGGCTGATGAGCGGGACGAAGATGTTTGGGTGATCGACGGCACCGTTGAAGGCGATTCCGAACTGAAGGGTGTCATCGGGCTCAAGCGGATGGACCGAAATCAGTCGGAGGTTTCCTATTGGACTGCGCCGCCGTTCTGGAACACCGGGCTTGCTTCTGCAGCGCTCAAGGCGCTGGTAGATGCCAACCCGCAGAACAACGATGCGATGTTCGCCTGTGTTTTCCAGGATAATCCCGCTTCGGCCCGGGTGCTGATCCATTGCGGGTTTGATTACCTGGGCGACGCCGAAAGCTATTCGGTGGCCCGCGACGCAACTGTCCCAACCTGGACTTACAGCCGAAAACTGTGA
- the rpmA gene encoding 50S ribosomal protein L27 — MAHKKAGGSSRNGRDSAGRRLGVKLYGGQAAIAGNIIVRQRGTKFWAGEGVGMGKDHTLFATADGAVSFRKGLKGRTFVSVLPVAEAAE, encoded by the coding sequence ATGGCACATAAAAAAGCTGGCGGTTCCTCCCGTAACGGCCGCGACTCTGCTGGTCGCCGCCTTGGCGTGAAACTCTACGGTGGCCAGGCAGCCATCGCAGGCAACATCATCGTTCGTCAGCGCGGCACCAAGTTCTGGGCCGGCGAAGGCGTTGGCATGGGCAAGGACCACACTCTCTTTGCAACTGCTGACGGTGCTGTGAGCTTCCGCAAGGGCCTGAAAGGCCGCACCTTTGTATCGGTTCTCCCAGTGGCGGAGGCCGCTGAGTAA